A genomic segment from Tissierellales bacterium encodes:
- a CDS encoding RluA family pseudouridine synthase: MKEVKVGRNDSGQRIDRFLRKYLSKAPRSFIYRMIRKKNIKLNNNRVKPEEILKEGDVIQLYLADGTIEKFVEEKEKNKSFIKLEIIYEDENIILINKPKGVLSHSGNNKVDNIVDGMIKYLINKGDYNVEEEKTFTPAICNRLDRNTSGIIIGAKNYFTLKSINEAMRKEDINKYYKTMVIGELNKEIKLNNYLVKNKKDNKVTVVEERIKGAKEICTYVKPLKIGKGYSLLEIDLITGRTHQIRAHLASIGHPIVGDIKYGNKKVNNYFKKNYNLENQFLHGYKIIFNNLPDNLKYLNGKEFIAPIDEDLRKIEKKYFGFKTNVKI, from the coding sequence ATGAAAGAAGTAAAAGTTGGAAGAAATGATAGTGGTCAAAGAATTGATAGATTTTTAAGGAAATATTTGTCGAAAGCACCTAGAAGCTTTATTTATAGGATGATTAGAAAAAAGAATATAAAGCTGAATAATAACAGGGTAAAACCAGAGGAAATCCTTAAAGAGGGAGATGTAATACAACTTTATTTAGCAGATGGAACAATTGAAAAGTTTGTCGAAGAAAAGGAAAAGAATAAGTCTTTTATAAAATTAGAAATTATTTATGAAGATGAAAATATTATATTAATTAATAAGCCAAAGGGGGTTCTGTCCCACTCAGGAAATAATAAAGTAGATAATATAGTTGATGGTATGATTAAATATTTAATAAATAAAGGTGATTATAATGTAGAGGAAGAAAAAACTTTTACACCGGCTATATGTAATAGACTAGATAGAAATACAAGTGGAATAATAATAGGAGCAAAGAACTATTTTACGTTAAAATCTATTAATGAGGCAATGAGAAAAGAAGATATTAATAAGTATTATAAAACTATGGTAATAGGAGAGCTCAATAAAGAAATTAAATTAAATAATTATTTAGTAAAAAATAAAAAAGATAATAAAGTTACTGTAGTAGAAGAAAGAATAAAAGGGGCAAAAGAAATATGTACATATGTTAAACCATTAAAAATAGGAAAAGGGTATTCATTATTAGAAATAGATTTAATAACAGGAAGAACCCATCAAATAAGGGCTCACTTAGCCTCAATAGGTCATCCTATAGTAGGGGATATTAAGTATGGAAATAAGAAGGTTAATAACTATTTTAAGAAAAATTATAATTTGGAAAATCAATTTCTTCATGGTTATAAAATAATATTTAATAACTTGCCAGATAATCTTAAATATTTAAATGGAAAAGAATTTATAGCACCAATAGACGAAGACTTAAGAAAAATTGAAAAGAAATATTTTGGCTTCAAGACTAATGTTAAAATATGA
- a CDS encoding nucleoside kinase encodes MGDNIKVYVEGFGGVNIKKGSKLEELSKKVYGEDYKKYLSARVDNEIVYLGREVEEGKYIKFLDIKDKDGHRIYTRTISAIFIKACKDLFPKCNVTIEHSLGEGLYAEIDKKESINFTQIELIKSRMNEIIEKDITIEREKKSKDEAIEKFKQYGYDDKIRLLKHIEKETIHIYKIEDHIDRFHGYLAPSTGYANIFDLKYYYPGVIILFPTEESDYTVPKFKEQPKLAKVFKEVEDWANILDLGYLGSLNDKIEDNSIAEVIRVSEALHEKKIAQIADMICEDKNLNIILVAGPSSSGKTTFAQRLAVQLKVNGKMPISISVDDYFVNREDTPKNEYGEYDFEALEAIDLKLLNEDLIRLLEGEEVELPKFNFKVGKREMSGKKICVDEEHPIIVEGIHALNSKMTASIPEKNKFKIYISALTQLNIDGHNRIPTTDTRIIRRMVRDVEHRGNSIMRTFELWDGVRRGEEKNIFPYQEEADIMFDSALVYELGVLKKYIIPLLKEVDRDSIYFSEAKRLIKFLGYFKDIEKENFIPPNSILREFIGGSCFDVH; translated from the coding sequence ATGGGAGACAATATAAAAGTTTATGTAGAAGGTTTTGGGGGTGTCAATATTAAGAAAGGCTCTAAATTAGAAGAATTATCTAAAAAGGTATATGGAGAAGATTATAAAAAATATTTAAGTGCTAGAGTTGACAACGAAATAGTATATTTAGGTAGGGAAGTAGAAGAAGGAAAATATATTAAATTTTTAGATATAAAAGATAAAGATGGACATAGAATATATACAAGAACTATATCAGCTATTTTTATAAAAGCATGTAAAGATTTATTTCCCAAATGCAATGTTACAATTGAGCACTCTTTAGGTGAGGGATTATATGCAGAAATAGATAAAAAAGAATCAATTAATTTTACTCAAATAGAATTAATTAAGAGTAGAATGAATGAAATAATAGAAAAAGATATTACTATAGAAAGAGAAAAAAAGTCAAAGGATGAAGCTATAGAAAAATTTAAACAATATGGTTATGATGATAAAATTAGACTTTTAAAACATATAGAAAAAGAAACTATACACATATATAAAATAGAAGATCATATAGATAGATTTCATGGATATTTAGCACCGTCTACAGGTTATGCAAACATTTTTGATTTAAAATATTATTATCCCGGTGTTATAATCTTATTTCCAACAGAAGAAAGCGATTATACAGTTCCAAAATTTAAAGAACAACCTAAATTGGCAAAGGTATTTAAAGAAGTAGAAGATTGGGCAAATATTTTAGACCTAGGCTATTTAGGATCTTTGAATGATAAAATAGAAGACAATTCTATTGCAGAGGTAATAAGAGTGTCAGAGGCTTTACATGAAAAGAAGATTGCCCAAATAGCAGATATGATTTGTGAAGATAAAAATCTAAATATAATATTGGTAGCTGGGCCATCATCGTCAGGAAAGACTACTTTTGCCCAAAGGTTAGCTGTACAGCTTAAAGTAAATGGTAAAATGCCTATATCTATTTCAGTAGATGATTATTTTGTAAATAGAGAAGATACTCCAAAGAATGAATATGGAGAATATGATTTTGAAGCCTTAGAAGCTATAGATTTAAAACTATTAAATGAGGATTTAATTAGGTTATTAGAAGGAGAAGAAGTCGAATTACCTAAATTTAATTTTAAAGTAGGAAAAAGGGAAATGTCGGGGAAAAAAATTTGTGTAGATGAAGAACATCCAATAATAGTAGAGGGTATACATGCTTTAAATTCTAAAATGACTGCATCAATTCCAGAAAAAAATAAATTCAAAATTTATATTAGTGCTTTAACTCAACTAAATATTGATGGGCATAATAGGATTCCTACTACTGATACTAGGATTATTAGAAGAATGGTTAGGGATGTGGAACATAGAGGAAATAGTATAATGCGAACTTTTGAATTATGGGATGGAGTAAGAAGAGGAGAGGAAAAAAATATATTCCCCTATCAAGAAGAAGCAGATATAATGTTTGATTCTGCATTAGTATATGAATTAGGAGTATTAAAAAAATATATAATACCTTTATTAAAAGAAGTAGACAGGGATAGCATATATTTTTCAGAGGCAAAAAGATTAATTAAATTTTTAGGTTATTTTAAAGATATAGAAAAAGAAAATTTTATACCTCCAAATTCTATATTGCGTGAATTCATAGGTGGTTCCTGTTTTGATGTGCACTAA